The genomic window AAGAAGGAGATCAACGCGCGCAAAGAGAGCGTGGTCGCAGCGGCAGCCGCAAGCGCCTAATGATTCATTCTTATATTGCCTATCGATAAATTGTCGTATTTAATTTTGACATTTTTTAGAAAAAAAGATATACCCCCGGTCTCTGTATCTaggcgatgcatgcaaccattttactAATTATTCACACAGACCTTAAAAAGTAATACATCCCCATCATCTTGGCAacacctgtcgctactcctatccccttgatgatgGGGATTTTTCATGTCCGAGccgaataccaaacagacatcgcaccaaggCCTAACATCTAAAGTCGGGGTACCCCGTCCAAGCCACAATGTCGGGACTGGGTCACGCACCGGTCTGGCGCACTCTCAGTGTGCACCACATGCGCACGCTGCAAGGGCTGTCACCATCATCTTTCATCGACCCATCTTCATAGCAGATACTGACGCATCGACCTTACTAGACCTCTCTGCCATCGATGGCACCATGACGCTATAcaacgtcgtcctcctgcgcgagtccattgTCGACATCGGACGTCGATTCTCCACTGTGCCATGCCTTCGAGATCCGCCACCATCATTGTGTAGGATGAAACTCCGTTCCATCAAAGATgtcgtccactggtccctcgagtccgtatacacctccaagaatgacaccCCCAAGGGGGAGACGACACAAGAGCGTCGCCATCATCCGATCTACTAATCTAGGGtccccccggaggtagcagatagtGGTCTAGAACTTCTCAacgacgatgccttcaagaagggaatgacACCGAAGAgtgccgccatcgccggccttggcaGCTAGCCGAGAGCAAGTTTTCACCCAGACCCTCCATCAAGCGTCTTGTGCACGGATCGCCGCCTTCTCTGACGGGGACTAGACGAAAAGGGTCCAGCCGGCACGCTAGCACATCGCCGTAGAACCGAGCCGCCAGCCCACCCAAGCCCATCTAGGTCGGGCGAGATCCATGAACCCGGCCGCCACCACAGGAGCGCCTCCGGCGTGGGGTGGCCGCTCATTGCTATGTAGAGGTCGGCTATGGGCTCATTGTGTTATGTATTTTCTCGATGCTTCATTTTGAGCAAataaaatccaagctttgtcaatAATGATAGCCATTCATAAAAAGAAGGAACTGCAAGAAATTTCGTTAACAGAAAACTAACTAAAAGTCCTTTTCCTCAAATTTCACCTAAAATCCGTTTTCTAGAAACTGAGCTTGTATCCAAACAACCACTTACGTATCTGCGTAGGTCATACATACATAATAAGAACAAAAGAAGCAGGTATCCGCAAACGCCAAGCGACGGTATCCTTCGGCTCCGCGGTTGCTCCCGATTCCACGAAAATGAAGACAACATCCTGACTTATTAACAGTTACAACGTCTCCGCTTGGGTTTCTTGCCACGCTTTGTCGATGAAAAACAACAAACAAGGAGTCCCGCCTTTTGCTTGTCCTTGGTGTGTGGCACATCGTTTTCCACAATTCTCATTGGCAACCGCCAAAATTTTCTAAGAAGAAACGAGAAGATAAGAAAAACATGTGATGCCAAACAGGGCAGAGCACCCACCCTCGTATCATATCGACCACACTTGCTGTGCCTATATAGCATTCCATCTTCCACCGCACCTGCTCTAGTTGTACCGCACCACGCAGTTTTATTGCAGTAAGAAACTAATGGAGGTCGACGTAGCAGCAACTACACTGGGAGTCGGAGGTGATGTGTCTTCTCCTTCATCGCTGAGCCTGCTCTGTGGTCTCTCTGCGCTGCTCGTCCTCCTGTGGGCGGTCTCCCGGGCCGCCGAGACATGCTGGCTGAGGCCACGGCGGCTCAGCCGGGCGCTCAGGGCGCAGGGCCTGGGCGGCACGGCGTACCGCTTTCCCGCCGGGGACCTCGCGGACAACGGCCGGCTCAACGAGGAGGCTCGGTCCAAGCCCATGCCGCCGTGCCACGACATTGTGCCCCGTGTGGCGCCACACCTCCTCAACATCGTCAAGGAGCACGGTAGGAGAATTTTGTTGTTGCTCAAGTTGAATTTCTCTCTGGTTGAATATGTCTTTTCTTTCCGTTTTCCCGACATGAAAATTGATGTCACAGTATACTGAAGTATCTATGTTACTATTGCTCTTCTTGTACGGGCATCTGTTGAATTAATCCTGCTCAAGGTCGCATTAAAAACAAGATACTATTATTGTTGTCTCTACTTCAGTTTTTTCTTGAATTCCCgcgaaaaaaatcattttcccCAAAAATTTCTGACGGCAATCAGTTTTGAACTGCATGTAGGCAACGTTTGCATCACCTGGTTTGGACCAGTCCTAAGGATGGTCATAGCAGAGCCAAAGCTAGTGAGAGAGATCCTATCAGACAAGTCGGGCCATTTCGAAAAATTCACCAACAAACGTCTGGGAAAACTGATAGCCCTTGGGCTTGCGAGCTACGACGGTGAGAAATGGGCGATGCACAGGAGGATCTTGAACCCCGCTTTCCATCTCGAAAAGCTCAAGGTAGTACTGTTCTTTCTTACTAGGGTAGCTCCTAACCCGATCagggtgtgtgtgcgcgcgcgctaaCTGAAGCTGTTTACAGAGCATGTTGCCGGCTTTCTCGACATGCTGCACCGAGTTGATAAGCAGCTGGGAAAGTAAACTAGCCGGTTCTGATGGATCACATGAAATAGACATATGGGAGGATTTCCAGAACCTCACCGGAGACGTGATCTCTCGCACGTCGTTCGGTAGCAGCTTCATGGAAGGGCGAAGGATCTTCCAGCTTCAGGCAGAGCAAGCAGAGCGAATTATCAAGGCCTTCCAGTATATGTACATCCCAGGCTACCTGTAAGCACACTTCCTGTACCAATTACTCTTGACATAGTCCTTTTTTTTTCTGAAGTACAGTAACTTTTTTCCTTGTAAAATTCAGAGTAAGCATGAATGATGCGACTGCCCTTTTTCAGCTTTTTTCCAACCGAAAACAACAAGAGGATGAAGCAGATCAACCGAGAGATTGAAGGGCTCCTGAGAGGCATCATCGAGAAGCGGGAGCGCGCGATGGAGAACGATGGGCTTAGTAGCGGCAACGACTTGCTTGGCCTGATGCTGCAGTCAAACAAGGAGAGCGGGACGTCAAGGATGAGGATGAGCACCGAGGATGTGATCGAGGAGTGCAAGCTCTTCTACTTCGCGGGGATGGAGACCACGTCCGTGCTGCTCACCTGGACGCTGGTCGTCCTGGGAATGCACCCCGAGTGGCAGGATCGGGCCAGGGAAGAAGTCCTCAGCGTCTTCGGCAAGGACAAGCCCAACTTCGACGGCCTGGGTCGACTCAAAACGGCAAGTATCTCTCACACTTTACTTTCAAGTTTCGCCTACAACTCATTACTGACTATGATTCGGCTCCAATTTCCTTGCCCAGGTGACCATGATACTGTATGAAGTGCTCAGGCTGTACCCACCGGCGGTCACGCTGAACCGGAAGACATCCAGACAGATGCAGATTGGAGGCATCACCTACCCTGCGggcgtgctgctggagctgccaaTAATCATGGTTCACCACAACCCGGATGTATGGGGGAAGGACGTGCTGGAGTTCAAGCCGGAGAGGTTTGCGGAGGGGATTTCCAAGGCAACTAAGGA from Triticum aestivum cultivar Chinese Spring chromosome 3B, IWGSC CS RefSeq v2.1, whole genome shotgun sequence includes these protein-coding regions:
- the LOC123065453 gene encoding cytochrome P450 72A14; translated protein: MEVDVAATTLGVGGDVSSPSSLSLLCGLSALLVLLWAVSRAAETCWLRPRRLSRALRAQGLGGTAYRFPAGDLADNGRLNEEARSKPMPPCHDIVPRVAPHLLNIVKEHGNVCITWFGPVLRMVIAEPKLVREILSDKSGHFEKFTNKRLGKLIALGLASYDGEKWAMHRRILNPAFHLEKLKSMLPAFSTCCTELISSWESKLAGSDGSHEIDIWEDFQNLTGDVISRTSFGSSFMEGRRIFQLQAEQAERIIKAFQYMYIPGYLFFPTENNKRMKQINREIEGLLRGIIEKRERAMENDGLSSGNDLLGLMLQSNKESGTSRMRMSTEDVIEECKLFYFAGMETTSVLLTWTLVVLGMHPEWQDRAREEVLSVFGKDKPNFDGLGRLKTVTMILYEVLRLYPPAVTLNRKTSRQMQIGGITYPAGVLLELPIIMVHHNPDVWGKDVLEFKPERFAEGISKATKDQPVFFPFGWGPRICIGQNFAMLEAKMALSMILQRFEFQLSPSYTHAPYTVITLHPQHGAQIILKSL